In Notamacropus eugenii isolate mMacEug1 chromosome 1, mMacEug1.pri_v2, whole genome shotgun sequence, one genomic interval encodes:
- the SLC35C2 gene encoding solute carrier family 35 member C2 isoform X1, giving the protein MGRWTFGLTFIWKVMLTLGLVLLYYCFSIGITFYNKWLMKSFHFPLFMTLLHLIVIFLFSALSRAMAQCCHQRPRVVLSWADYLQRVAPTALATALDVGLSNWSFLYITVSLYTMTKSSAVLFILIFSLIFKLEELRAALVLVVLLIAGGLFMFTYKSTQFNGEGFALVLGASFIGGIRWTLTQILLQKAELGLQNPIDTMYHLQPLMFLGLFPLFAIFEGLHLSTSEKIFRFQDPGLLLGVLGSLFFGGILAFGLGFSEFLLVSRTSSLTLSIAGIFKEVCTLLLAAHLLGDQISLLNWLGFALCLSGISLHITLKALNSKGESGPKPHKGPVSSSDLELLLRNREPGDEEEEDEGEKYFVAQGQ; this is encoded by the exons ATGGGGAGGTGGACCTTTGGCTTGACCTTCATCTGGAAGGTGATGCTGACTCTGGGGCTGGTACTTCTCTATTACTGCTTCTCCATTGGCATCACCTTCTACAACAAATGGCTAATGAAG AGTTTCCACTTTCCTCTCTTCATGACCCTGCTTCATCTCATAGTGATATTCCTTTTCTCCGCTCTGTCCAGAGCGATGGCACAGTGCTGCCACCAGCGCCCCCGAGTGGTGCTGAGCTGGGCCGACTACCTCCAGAGAGTAGCTCCCACAG cATTGGCAACGGCACTTGACGTGGGTCTGTCTAACTGGAGCTTCCTGTACATCACCGTCTCACT GTACACAATGACCAAGTCCTCGGCAGTCCTCTTCATTTTGATCTTCTCCCTGATCTTCAAGCTAGAGGAGCTG CGGGCAGCACTCGTCCTGGTGGTCCTGCTTATTGCTGGTGGTCTCTTCATGTTCACTTATAAGTCCACTCAGTTCAATGGAGAGGGATTTGCTCTGGTGCTAGGGGCCTCATTCATTGGAGGAATTCGATGGACCCTTACCCAAATCCTCCTCCAGAAGGCTGAGCTAG gTCTCCAAAATCCTATTGACACCATGTACCACCTGCAGCCACTCATGTTTCTGGGACTCTTCCCCCTTTTTGCCATTTTTGAAG GTCTGCATTTATCTACGTCTGAGAAAATCTTCCGTTTCCAGGACCCAGGGCTCCTCCTAGGTGTACTTGGGTCTCTCTTCTTTGGTGGGATACTTGCCTTTGGCTTGGGCTTTTCAGAGTTCCTGTTAGTCTCCAGAACCTCCAGCCTGACCCTCTCCATTGCTGGGATTTTTAAG GAAGTCTGTACTTTGCTGCTGGCAGCTCATCTGCTGGGAGACCAGATCAGCCTCCTGAACTGGCTGGGCTTTGCCCTCTGTCTGTCTGGGATATCCCTCCACATCACTCTCAAAGCCCTCAATTCCAAAG GTGAAAGTGGTCCTAAGCCCCACAAGGGGCCTGTCTCCAGCTCTGACCTGGAACTACTCCTACGGAACAGGGAGCCTGgtgatgaagaagaggaggatgaagGAGAAAAGTACTTTGTGGCCCAGGGGCAGTAG
- the SLC35C2 gene encoding solute carrier family 35 member C2 isoform X3: MTKSSAVLFILIFSLIFKLEELRAALVLVVLLIAGGLFMFTYKSTQFNGEGFALVLGASFIGGIRWTLTQILLQKAELGLQNPIDTMYHLQPLMFLGLFPLFAIFEGLHLSTSEKIFRFQDPGLLLGVLGSLFFGGILAFGLGFSEFLLVSRTSSLTLSIAGIFKEVCTLLLAAHLLGDQISLLNWLGFALCLSGISLHITLKALNSKGESGPKPHKGPVSSSDLELLLRNREPGDEEEEDEGEKYFVAQGQ; this comes from the exons ATGACCAAGTCCTCGGCAGTCCTCTTCATTTTGATCTTCTCCCTGATCTTCAAGCTAGAGGAGCTG CGGGCAGCACTCGTCCTGGTGGTCCTGCTTATTGCTGGTGGTCTCTTCATGTTCACTTATAAGTCCACTCAGTTCAATGGAGAGGGATTTGCTCTGGTGCTAGGGGCCTCATTCATTGGAGGAATTCGATGGACCCTTACCCAAATCCTCCTCCAGAAGGCTGAGCTAG gTCTCCAAAATCCTATTGACACCATGTACCACCTGCAGCCACTCATGTTTCTGGGACTCTTCCCCCTTTTTGCCATTTTTGAAG GTCTGCATTTATCTACGTCTGAGAAAATCTTCCGTTTCCAGGACCCAGGGCTCCTCCTAGGTGTACTTGGGTCTCTCTTCTTTGGTGGGATACTTGCCTTTGGCTTGGGCTTTTCAGAGTTCCTGTTAGTCTCCAGAACCTCCAGCCTGACCCTCTCCATTGCTGGGATTTTTAAG GAAGTCTGTACTTTGCTGCTGGCAGCTCATCTGCTGGGAGACCAGATCAGCCTCCTGAACTGGCTGGGCTTTGCCCTCTGTCTGTCTGGGATATCCCTCCACATCACTCTCAAAGCCCTCAATTCCAAAG GTGAAAGTGGTCCTAAGCCCCACAAGGGGCCTGTCTCCAGCTCTGACCTGGAACTACTCCTACGGAACAGGGAGCCTGgtgatgaagaagaggaggatgaagGAGAAAAGTACTTTGTGGCCCAGGGGCAGTAG
- the SLC35C2 gene encoding solute carrier family 35 member C2 isoform X2: MGRWTFGLTFIWKVMLTLGLVLLYYCFSIGITFYNKWLMKSFHFPLFMTLLHLIVIFLFSALSRAMAQCCHQRPRVVLSWADYLQRVAPTALATALDVGLSNWSFLYITVSLYTMTKSSAVLFILIFSLIFKLEELRAALVLVVLLIAGGLFMFTYKSTQFNGEGFALVLGASFIGGIRWTLTQILLQKAELGLQNPIDTMYHLQPLMFLGLFPLFAIFEGLHLSTSEKIFRFQDPGLLLGVLGSLFFGGILAFGLGFSEFLLVSRTSSLTLSIAGIFKPFSSYQSCFCSIPKT, from the exons ATGGGGAGGTGGACCTTTGGCTTGACCTTCATCTGGAAGGTGATGCTGACTCTGGGGCTGGTACTTCTCTATTACTGCTTCTCCATTGGCATCACCTTCTACAACAAATGGCTAATGAAG AGTTTCCACTTTCCTCTCTTCATGACCCTGCTTCATCTCATAGTGATATTCCTTTTCTCCGCTCTGTCCAGAGCGATGGCACAGTGCTGCCACCAGCGCCCCCGAGTGGTGCTGAGCTGGGCCGACTACCTCCAGAGAGTAGCTCCCACAG cATTGGCAACGGCACTTGACGTGGGTCTGTCTAACTGGAGCTTCCTGTACATCACCGTCTCACT GTACACAATGACCAAGTCCTCGGCAGTCCTCTTCATTTTGATCTTCTCCCTGATCTTCAAGCTAGAGGAGCTG CGGGCAGCACTCGTCCTGGTGGTCCTGCTTATTGCTGGTGGTCTCTTCATGTTCACTTATAAGTCCACTCAGTTCAATGGAGAGGGATTTGCTCTGGTGCTAGGGGCCTCATTCATTGGAGGAATTCGATGGACCCTTACCCAAATCCTCCTCCAGAAGGCTGAGCTAG gTCTCCAAAATCCTATTGACACCATGTACCACCTGCAGCCACTCATGTTTCTGGGACTCTTCCCCCTTTTTGCCATTTTTGAAG GTCTGCATTTATCTACGTCTGAGAAAATCTTCCGTTTCCAGGACCCAGGGCTCCTCCTAGGTGTACTTGGGTCTCTCTTCTTTGGTGGGATACTTGCCTTTGGCTTGGGCTTTTCAGAGTTCCTGTTAGTCTCCAGAACCTCCAGCCTGACCCTCTCCATTGCTGGGATTTTTAAG ccTTTCTCTTCTTATCAGTCCTGTTTTTGTTCCATTCCAAAGACTTGA